A genomic stretch from Ovis canadensis isolate MfBH-ARS-UI-01 breed Bighorn chromosome 5, ARS-UI_OviCan_v2, whole genome shotgun sequence includes:
- the TIMM13 gene encoding mitochondrial import inner membrane translocase subunit Tim13 translates to MEGGFGSDFGGSSGGKLDPGLIMEQVKVQIAVANAQELLQRMTDKCFRKCIGKPGGSLDNSEQKCIAMCMDRYMDAWNTVSRAYNSRLQRERANM, encoded by the exons ATGGAGGGCGGCTTCGGCTCCGATTTCGGGGGCTCCAGCGGCGGGAAGCTGGACCCAGGGCTCATCATGGAGCAGGTGAAAGTGCAGATCGCCGTGGCCAACGCGCAGGAGCTGCTACAG AGGATGACGGACAAGTGCTTCCGGAAGTGTATCGGGAAGCCGGGGGGTTCCCTGGACAATTCGGAGCAG AAGTGCATCGCCATGTGCATGGACCGCTACATGGACGCCTGGAACACCGTGTCACGTGCCTACAACTCGCGGCTGCAGCGGGAAAGAGCCAACATGTGA